From the Cupriavidus necator N-1 genome, one window contains:
- the imuA gene encoding translesion DNA synthesis-associated protein ImuA, with protein sequence MTAQSHAAPPMAAEGLLFPAPAPPEPAPSAPASRQQALSALEQRYPGLWRAGQLGRAGGAAVCPTGYDALSAELPGGGWPAGGLTELLTAQGGAGELRLLLPALRALAGAGRRIALVAPPYLPNAMGLAAAGLPARQLYWMRPPAGAGKAAQQADMLWAAEQVLRSQAFGGVLVWLPAARPEALRRLQVLAQTGDAVAWALRPATALRESSPAVLRLLLAPLPGNVLSITFHKRRGPVRDTPLLLRLDGMAAATRAAAWPVPAGAPALSESSSPSSSDVVLDRGAPAAPAPGRPAAQLA encoded by the coding sequence ATGACTGCGCAATCGCACGCAGCCCCGCCCATGGCGGCGGAGGGCCTGCTGTTCCCTGCGCCGGCGCCCCCGGAGCCTGCCCCGTCTGCCCCGGCCTCGCGCCAGCAGGCGCTGTCGGCGCTCGAGCAGCGCTATCCCGGGCTGTGGCGGGCCGGCCAGCTGGGCCGTGCCGGCGGTGCGGCGGTATGCCCGACCGGATATGACGCGCTGTCGGCGGAGCTGCCCGGCGGCGGCTGGCCGGCGGGCGGGCTGACGGAACTGCTGACGGCGCAGGGTGGCGCGGGCGAGCTGCGCCTGCTGCTGCCGGCGCTGCGCGCGCTGGCCGGGGCGGGGCGCCGCATCGCGCTGGTGGCGCCGCCTTACCTGCCCAATGCGATGGGGCTGGCCGCGGCCGGGCTGCCGGCGCGCCAGCTTTACTGGATGCGCCCCCCGGCCGGCGCCGGCAAGGCCGCGCAACAGGCCGACATGCTGTGGGCGGCCGAGCAGGTGCTGCGCAGCCAGGCCTTTGGCGGCGTGCTGGTCTGGCTGCCCGCGGCCCGCCCCGAGGCGCTGCGCCGCCTGCAGGTGCTGGCGCAGACCGGCGACGCGGTGGCATGGGCGCTGCGCCCGGCCACGGCGCTGCGCGAGTCGTCGCCGGCGGTGCTGCGGCTGCTGCTGGCGCCGCTGCCCGGCAATGTGCTGTCGATCACCTTCCACAAGCGGCGCGGGCCGGTGCGGGACACGCCGCTGCTGCTGCGCCTGGACGGGATGGCAGCGGCCACGCGCGCAGCCGCCTGGCCTGTCCCGGCAGGAGCACCTGCCTTGTCTGAATCGTCTTCTCCATCTTCTTCCGATGTCGTACTGGATCGCGGTGCACCTGCCGCGCCTGCCCCTGGACGCCCTGCAGCCCAACTGGCCTGA
- a CDS encoding error-prone DNA polymerase, producing MSALSLPASLPGLLPALPDYVELHCISNFTFLTGASHPGELIERAFRLGYSGLALTDECSVAGTARAHDAIETLRKRLHDAVARSAARGEEGVDEPLLDNDEEPDAGDDDPHAHASRHQRLQALARAADAFALLIGSRFSLTPADGSARPPLRLVLIAQHREGFGNLSELITLGRRRAQKGTYRLHPEDLAAPAADEAHLRGMPGCVALLLPDYCADPELLREQAEWCRAVFGERAWIALEQLQGHADALHRARLEAVSAQTGVPLAAAGAVTMHVRSRKPLSDVLAAIRLGQPLAECGMALAPNAEQHLRMRQVLSRLYPRETLAQTLKIAESCDFSLGMLRYEYPEELVPAGETPISYLRKEVARGKLERFPNGLKPEWETQLEEELQLIEEKHYEPFFLTVHDIVRFARGEGILCQGRGSAANSLVCFCLYVTEVSPEQANLLFGRFLSRERDEPPDIDVDFEHQRREEVIQYIYKKYGRHRAALAASLITYRSRSALRDVGRALGIDASVVEQVVKGQAWWDGGRGFVEKIARYGLDPESPAVQQWASLTAQLRGFPRHLSQHVGGFVIARHKLSRLVPIENAAMADRSVIQWDKDDLESLGLLKVDVLALGMLSAIRRALQMIPNPDPARAGLPARMEDIPKEDPDTYDMICKAETIGVFQIESRAQQSMLPRLQPRKYYDLVVEVAIVRPGPIQGGMVHPYLKRREAFRRTGKPPTYFNPVIEKVLGRTLGVPIFQEQVMQLAIDAAGFSPGQADQLRRSMAAWRRRGDLRQHQDALVRALTGNGYPESFALAICKQIEGFGEYGFPESHAASFAKLVYVSAWLKCHHPAAFLCALLNSQPMGFYSPSQLVQDASRNGVQVLPVDVTLSHWDSTLEPVEADVADAQARTRPQHPRVRLGLGRVKGMREAAALRIEAARAQRPFDSVEDLALRAGLDRHDIDVLAAADALAPLAGNRRQARWQARAAAAHAAHRDLLYEAPPAEAALALPAPRLGEDVTADYASLGLSLKSHPLALLRHKLAAMRFATASQLARCANGRRVRACGIVTVRQRPSTASGTIFATIEDETGSVNLILWPDLVERQRKEVLGATLLGVVGTWQRQGDVRHLVAKELVDLSPMLGRLMVGSRDFH from the coding sequence ATGAGCGCGCTGTCCTTGCCTGCCTCGTTGCCGGGTTTGCTGCCGGCGTTGCCGGATTACGTGGAGCTGCACTGCATCTCCAACTTCACCTTCCTGACCGGCGCCTCGCACCCGGGCGAGCTGATCGAGCGCGCCTTCCGCCTGGGCTACAGCGGGCTGGCGCTGACCGATGAATGCTCGGTGGCCGGCACCGCGCGCGCGCACGATGCCATCGAGACCCTGCGCAAGCGCCTGCACGATGCGGTGGCGCGCAGCGCGGCACGCGGGGAGGAGGGCGTGGATGAGCCGCTGCTGGACAATGACGAAGAGCCTGACGCCGGCGATGACGATCCCCATGCCCACGCCAGCCGCCACCAACGGCTGCAGGCGCTGGCCCGCGCTGCCGATGCCTTCGCGTTGCTGATCGGCAGCCGCTTCAGCCTGACCCCGGCCGATGGTTCGGCGCGCCCACCGCTGCGGCTGGTGCTGATTGCCCAGCACCGCGAGGGCTTTGGCAACCTGAGCGAGCTGATCACGCTGGGCCGGCGGCGCGCGCAGAAGGGCACCTACCGGCTGCATCCCGAGGACCTGGCCGCGCCTGCCGCTGACGAAGCGCACCTGCGCGGCATGCCCGGCTGCGTGGCGCTGCTGCTGCCCGACTATTGCGCCGATCCTGAACTGCTGCGCGAGCAGGCCGAGTGGTGCCGCGCGGTCTTCGGCGAACGCGCCTGGATCGCGCTGGAGCAGTTGCAGGGCCATGCCGATGCACTGCATCGCGCGCGTCTGGAAGCAGTATCGGCACAGACCGGCGTGCCGCTGGCGGCGGCCGGCGCGGTCACTATGCATGTGCGTTCGCGCAAGCCGCTGTCCGATGTGCTGGCCGCGATCCGGCTGGGCCAGCCGCTGGCCGAATGCGGCATGGCGCTGGCGCCCAATGCCGAGCAGCACCTGCGCATGCGCCAGGTGCTGTCGCGCCTGTACCCGCGCGAGACGCTGGCGCAGACGCTGAAGATTGCCGAGTCCTGCGACTTCTCGCTGGGGATGCTGCGCTATGAATACCCCGAGGAACTGGTGCCGGCCGGCGAGACGCCGATCTCCTACCTGCGCAAGGAGGTCGCGCGCGGCAAACTGGAGCGCTTTCCCAACGGCCTGAAGCCGGAGTGGGAGACACAGCTGGAAGAAGAACTGCAGCTGATCGAGGAAAAGCATTACGAACCCTTCTTCCTCACCGTGCACGACATCGTGCGCTTTGCGCGCGGGGAGGGCATCCTGTGCCAGGGGCGCGGCTCGGCCGCCAATTCGCTGGTGTGCTTCTGCCTGTATGTGACCGAGGTCAGCCCCGAGCAGGCCAACCTGCTGTTCGGCCGCTTCCTGTCGCGCGAGCGCGATGAGCCGCCCGACATCGACGTGGACTTCGAGCACCAGCGGCGCGAAGAGGTGATCCAGTACATCTACAAGAAATACGGCCGCCACCGCGCCGCGCTGGCCGCGTCGCTGATCACCTACCGCTCGCGCAGCGCACTGCGCGACGTGGGCCGCGCGCTGGGCATCGATGCCAGCGTGGTGGAGCAGGTGGTCAAGGGCCAGGCCTGGTGGGACGGCGGCCGCGGCTTTGTCGAGAAGATCGCCCGCTATGGGCTCGATCCCGAATCGCCGGCGGTGCAGCAGTGGGCCAGCCTGACCGCGCAGCTGCGCGGCTTTCCGCGCCACCTGTCGCAGCATGTGGGCGGTTTCGTGATCGCGCGGCACAAGCTGTCGCGGCTGGTGCCGATCGAGAACGCGGCCATGGCCGACCGCAGCGTGATCCAGTGGGACAAGGACGACCTGGAGTCGCTGGGCCTGCTCAAGGTCGATGTGCTGGCGCTGGGCATGCTGTCGGCGATCCGGCGCGCGCTGCAGATGATCCCCAACCCGGACCCGGCGCGAGCGGGGCTGCCGGCGCGCATGGAAGACATCCCCAAGGAAGACCCGGACACCTACGACATGATCTGCAAGGCCGAGACCATCGGCGTGTTCCAGATCGAGTCGCGCGCGCAGCAATCGATGCTGCCGCGGCTGCAGCCGCGCAAGTACTACGACCTGGTGGTGGAAGTCGCCATCGTGCGGCCCGGCCCGATCCAGGGCGGCATGGTGCATCCCTACCTGAAGCGGCGCGAGGCCTTCCGCCGCACCGGCAAGCCGCCCACTTACTTCAACCCGGTCATCGAAAAGGTATTGGGCCGCACGCTGGGCGTGCCGATCTTCCAGGAGCAGGTGATGCAGCTGGCCATCGACGCGGCCGGTTTTTCACCAGGGCAGGCCGACCAGCTGCGCCGATCGATGGCGGCCTGGCGGCGGCGCGGCGACCTGCGCCAGCACCAGGACGCGCTGGTGCGCGCGCTGACCGGCAACGGCTACCCGGAATCCTTCGCGCTGGCGATCTGCAAGCAGATCGAGGGGTTTGGCGAGTATGGCTTCCCCGAGAGCCACGCGGCCAGCTTCGCCAAGCTGGTCTATGTCAGCGCCTGGCTCAAGTGCCATCATCCGGCCGCCTTCCTGTGTGCGCTGCTGAACAGCCAGCCGATGGGGTTCTATTCGCCGTCGCAACTGGTGCAGGACGCCAGCCGCAATGGCGTGCAGGTGCTGCCGGTGGATGTCACCCTCAGCCACTGGGACAGCACGCTGGAGCCGGTGGAGGCCGATGTCGCCGACGCGCAGGCCCGCACCAGGCCGCAGCATCCGCGCGTGCGCCTGGGCCTGGGCCGCGTCAAGGGCATGCGTGAAGCGGCCGCGCTGCGCATCGAGGCCGCGCGCGCCCAGCGTCCGTTCGACAGCGTCGAAGACCTGGCGCTGCGCGCCGGCCTGGACCGGCACGACATCGACGTGCTGGCCGCCGCCGACGCTCTGGCACCGCTGGCCGGCAACCGCCGCCAAGCCCGCTGGCAGGCCCGCGCCGCCGCCGCGCATGCCGCGCACCGCGACCTGCTGTACGAAGCGCCGCCCGCCGAAGCCGCGCTGGCGCTACCCGCGCCCCGGCTCGGCGAAGACGTGACGGCGGACTATGCCAGCCTGGGCCTGTCGCTCAAGTCGCACCCGCTGGCGTTGCTGCGGCACAAGCTGGCGGCCATGCGCTTTGCCACTGCCAGCCAGCTCGCGCGCTGCGCCAACGGCCGCCGCGTGCGCGCCTGCGGCATCGTCACCGTGCGCCAGCGCCCATCCACGGCCAGCGGCACCATCTTCGCCACCATCGAGGACGAGACCGGCTCCGTCAACCTGATCCTGTGGCCCGACCTGGTCGAGCGCCAGCGCAAGGAGGTGCTGGGCGCCACGCTGCTGGGCGTGGTCGGCACCTGGCAGCGCCAGGGCGACGTGCGCCACCTGGTGGCCAAGGAACTGGTGGATCTAAGCCCGATGCTGGGGCGGTTGATGGTGGGGAGCCGGGATTTTCATTGA
- a CDS encoding helix-turn-helix domain-containing protein, with protein sequence MRKARGKTLTDLGRVLGMASQNLSAILLGKKDSRASTLEALAAALDAEWVLVPNERAQEVRQVLEGKGSGPDRSARSAVDIFLDQE encoded by the coding sequence ATGCGTAAAGCGAGAGGCAAGACCCTGACCGATCTCGGGCGGGTGCTGGGCATGGCAAGCCAGAACCTGTCGGCGATTCTGCTGGGGAAGAAGGACAGCCGCGCATCGACCCTCGAAGCCCTGGCGGCCGCGCTGGATGCGGAATGGGTCCTGGTGCCCAACGAGCGGGCACAGGAAGTCAGGCAAGTCCTCGAAGGCAAAGGCAGCGGGCCCGACCGCAGTGCCCGCAGCGCGGTCGACATCTTCCTGGACCAGGAATGA
- a CDS encoding MurR/RpiR family transcriptional regulator has translation MVKGRRGAGVSQSRQSSSQASSARTEAAQTAEPAPPSATTSAMLARIHSMRDSLGPAGQRIADFVTRYPQTVIHMSVSEVAERTSASEGSVVGFCKSLGATGFQQLKILLAQELVQGVQIIHEDLEPGDTCPAVMRKIFQSNVQTLHDTSAVLDVAAIERAVALLRAAERIEIYGIGSAAPIAEDAQYRMLRIGLNVKAVVDSHIQAISASLAGPRVATLTISHSGSTHETVTATRLARESGASTICITNFGKSPIQAFADVVLFTMARETRFRTEAMTSRLAQLAIIDVLIACLALTDYDTSVETLRRTFDVLSLKRY, from the coding sequence ATGGTAAAGGGCCGCCGCGGCGCGGGCGTATCGCAGAGCCGGCAATCATCGTCGCAGGCGTCATCGGCCAGAACGGAGGCCGCGCAGACCGCCGAGCCAGCACCGCCGTCGGCCACCACGTCGGCGATGCTCGCGCGCATTCACAGCATGCGGGACTCGCTGGGGCCGGCCGGGCAGCGCATTGCCGATTTCGTGACCCGGTATCCGCAGACCGTGATCCATATGTCGGTCAGCGAAGTGGCCGAGCGCACCAGTGCGAGCGAGGGCAGCGTGGTCGGTTTCTGCAAGAGCCTGGGCGCGACGGGCTTCCAGCAACTGAAGATCCTGCTGGCGCAGGAACTGGTGCAGGGGGTCCAGATCATCCACGAAGACCTCGAGCCCGGCGACACCTGCCCGGCGGTCATGCGCAAGATCTTCCAGAGCAACGTCCAGACGCTGCATGACACCAGCGCCGTGCTCGACGTGGCCGCGATCGAGCGCGCGGTCGCATTGCTCAGGGCGGCCGAACGCATCGAGATCTATGGCATTGGCAGCGCGGCGCCAATCGCCGAGGATGCGCAGTACCGCATGCTGCGGATCGGGCTCAACGTGAAGGCGGTCGTGGATTCGCATATCCAGGCCATCAGCGCATCGCTCGCGGGCCCCAGGGTTGCCACGCTGACCATCTCGCATTCGGGCAGCACGCACGAAACCGTGACAGCCACGCGGCTGGCCCGGGAGAGCGGTGCCAGCACCATCTGCATCACCAATTTCGGCAAGTCGCCGATCCAGGCCTTCGCCGACGTCGTGCTGTTCACGATGGCGCGCGAGACCCGCTTCCGGACCGAGGCGATGACCAGCCGCCTGGCGCAACTGGCGATCATCGATGTGCTGATCGCCTGCCTCGCGCTTACCGACTACGACACCTCCGTCGAAACGCTGCGGCGTACGTTCGACGTCCTGTCGCTCAAGCGATATTGA
- a CDS encoding Y-family DNA polymerase: protein MSYWIAVHLPRLPLDALQPNWPELAPAVSPPAATATLHHALPVAVMAREQVVLANGPAMQLGVRYGMRRGGVQALSADIVQLERDLAAEASLMEAVALALLHFTPGVTVDEEPESATVMLDVTASLRLFGGHRALCRAVRACVRQLGTFAQVGSGPTAHGAAWLARQPLRRTRRGVVRPGRRAVGMARLHRLLDRLPVEALHTLADPAWLDGIGCRTLGEVRRLPRAGLTRRLGPALLARLDQAYGDTPARFVWFVAPPAFAQRMDLPGRIESAEGVLTGAQRLLLALAGWLAVQQAGVTRCVLVLEHERYRRGVDTDGTEVPVGLAQPSRDPAHLSRLLREKLDKLNFHAPVTGLALRVEAMAACVPQSDALFPEPGGTPEDLGRLLDTLMARLGRDNVLQPRPLADHRPERANRWCPVDEPGGNKAASLPGPQPERPLWLLPQPLPLPVQRHRPCHGGPLALLSRPERIEAGWWDGALATRDYFIAERADGLRCWIFRERPGHAAQDDGGEYRWFLHGLFA from the coding sequence ATGTCGTACTGGATCGCGGTGCACCTGCCGCGCCTGCCCCTGGACGCCCTGCAGCCCAACTGGCCTGAGCTGGCGCCCGCCGTGAGCCCGCCTGCCGCCACCGCCACGCTGCACCATGCGCTGCCGGTGGCGGTGATGGCGCGCGAGCAGGTGGTGCTGGCCAACGGCCCGGCGATGCAGCTCGGCGTGCGCTACGGCATGCGCCGCGGCGGCGTGCAGGCGCTGTCGGCCGACATCGTGCAGCTGGAGCGCGACCTGGCCGCGGAAGCTTCGTTGATGGAGGCGGTGGCGCTGGCGCTGCTGCATTTCACGCCGGGCGTGACCGTCGACGAGGAACCGGAGTCGGCCACGGTGATGCTGGATGTCACCGCCAGCCTGCGCCTGTTTGGCGGCCACCGCGCGCTGTGCCGCGCGGTGCGCGCCTGCGTGCGCCAGCTTGGCACCTTTGCCCAGGTGGGCTCCGGTCCGACCGCGCACGGTGCCGCGTGGCTGGCGCGCCAGCCGCTGCGGCGCACGCGGCGCGGCGTGGTGCGGCCCGGGCGCCGCGCGGTGGGCATGGCGCGCCTGCACCGGCTGCTGGACCGCCTGCCGGTGGAGGCGCTGCACACGCTGGCCGATCCGGCCTGGCTGGACGGCATCGGCTGCCGCACGCTGGGCGAAGTGCGGCGCCTGCCGCGCGCGGGCCTGACGCGCCGGCTGGGCCCGGCGCTGCTGGCGCGGCTGGACCAGGCCTATGGCGACACGCCGGCGCGCTTTGTCTGGTTTGTGGCACCGCCCGCGTTTGCGCAGCGCATGGACCTGCCGGGCCGCATCGAATCCGCTGAGGGTGTGCTGACCGGCGCGCAGCGCCTGCTGCTGGCGCTGGCGGGCTGGCTGGCAGTGCAGCAGGCCGGCGTCACGCGCTGCGTGCTGGTGCTGGAGCATGAGCGCTACCGGCGCGGCGTGGACACCGACGGCACCGAGGTGCCGGTGGGCCTGGCCCAGCCCAGCCGCGACCCCGCGCACCTGTCGCGGCTGCTGCGCGAGAAGCTCGACAAGCTCAATTTCCACGCCCCGGTGACTGGCCTGGCGCTGCGCGTGGAGGCGATGGCCGCATGCGTGCCGCAAAGCGATGCGCTGTTCCCCGAGCCCGGCGGCACGCCGGAAGACCTGGGCCGCCTGCTCGATACGCTGATGGCGCGGCTGGGCCGCGACAACGTGCTGCAGCCGCGGCCGCTGGCCGACCACCGGCCCGAGCGCGCCAACCGCTGGTGCCCGGTCGACGAGCCCGGCGGCAACAAGGCCGCCAGCCTGCCGGGCCCGCAGCCGGAGCGCCCGCTGTGGCTGCTGCCGCAACCGTTGCCGCTGCCGGTGCAGCGCCACCGGCCCTGCCACGGCGGCCCGCTGGCGCTGCTGAGCCGCCCTGAGCGCATCGAGGCCGGCTGGTGGGACGGCGCGCTGGCCACGCGCGACTACTTTATCGCCGAGCGCGCCGACGGCCTGCGCTGCTGGATCTTCCGCGAGCGCCCGGGCCATGCGGCGCAGGACGATGGCGGCGAGTACCGCTGGTTCCTGCATGGGTTGTTCGCATGA
- the pedF gene encoding cytochrome c-550 PedF, producing MKTQRRLLALLALCASLTAVPAGSVLAHGDVTPQAVDTKALPQLGDEWRPDNPYRSGDAHKEALRIGTSAYNQNCARCHGLEAVSGGIAPDLRKLDGDCVSLADAKKKEACMSEISQFYTTTVRKGRTRDGRVYMPPFDGVLSQEAVWAIKTYLESRRE from the coding sequence ATGAAAACGCAGCGCCGCCTGCTTGCCTTGCTCGCGCTTTGCGCGTCCCTGACCGCTGTCCCGGCCGGCTCTGTGCTGGCCCATGGCGACGTAACGCCCCAGGCCGTCGATACCAAAGCGTTACCACAACTGGGCGACGAATGGCGCCCGGACAATCCCTACCGCAGCGGCGATGCGCACAAGGAGGCGCTGCGCATCGGCACCTCGGCCTATAACCAGAACTGCGCGCGCTGCCATGGCCTGGAAGCGGTGTCAGGGGGCATCGCGCCGGACCTGCGCAAGCTTGACGGCGACTGCGTCTCACTGGCGGATGCAAAGAAGAAAGAGGCGTGCATGAGCGAGATCTCGCAGTTCTACACCACCACCGTGCGCAAGGGCCGCACGCGCGACGGCCGCGTGTACATGCCGCCGTTCGACGGCGTGCTGAGCCAGGAGGCGGTGTGGGCCATCAAGACCTACCTGGAGTCGCGCCGCGAGTGA
- a CDS encoding type II toxin-antitoxin system HipA family toxin: MSYELHPRFLEVRLYDQLCGYLCEASGNVRFVPSEAFRGDTRRPTLSLSISVPTEAGRKATAEVLDNPFHPAVYSTGHELPPYFAGLLPEGELRKRLEATRSNPDDKDDFGILASAGNDLPGAVVIVPADIGALPEYARTYGVTGGADNLEIAVVEGATQGAASVSGVQNKLALSTVLQDKRYTLPAKGRVSDIIAKLPARNDDSQVFNESISMQLAAAAGVHVAPTRVLPVSTIEVEGLVESLGENLHYLAVDRFDRTPAGRVHAEDGCQMLGRMPAKKYAGIESYIQLVATLYRLSPSGVEHARQFFLRQAVNTLIGNSDAHLKNFSVTYHNGVLPELSPAYDIVCVAALPGFATYGQNVAIDKRQREETLATYETIAEKAGVPRRIATAAVREAVALAHANWPRMLDDLGAPQAIRNVVAERLQTLPLARAGRPAR; encoded by the coding sequence ATGAGCTACGAACTGCATCCGCGCTTTCTTGAGGTCCGGCTGTACGACCAGCTATGTGGCTACCTGTGCGAGGCCAGCGGCAATGTCCGGTTCGTGCCATCCGAAGCCTTCCGGGGCGACACGCGCCGCCCCACGCTGAGCCTGTCGATCAGCGTCCCGACCGAGGCCGGCCGCAAGGCCACCGCCGAGGTGCTGGACAACCCCTTTCATCCTGCCGTCTACAGCACGGGCCATGAACTGCCGCCCTACTTTGCCGGCCTGCTGCCCGAGGGCGAACTGCGCAAGCGGCTCGAGGCAACGCGGAGCAATCCCGATGACAAGGACGATTTCGGCATCCTGGCATCGGCCGGAAATGATCTCCCTGGGGCCGTCGTCATCGTGCCGGCGGACATCGGCGCCTTGCCGGAGTATGCGCGGACGTATGGCGTGACCGGCGGCGCGGACAACCTGGAAATTGCCGTGGTGGAGGGCGCCACGCAGGGCGCGGCCTCGGTGTCCGGCGTGCAGAACAAGCTGGCCCTGTCGACAGTGCTGCAGGACAAGCGCTACACCCTGCCAGCCAAAGGCAGGGTGTCCGACATCATCGCCAAGCTTCCTGCCCGGAACGATGATTCGCAGGTATTCAACGAATCGATCTCGATGCAGCTCGCGGCCGCCGCCGGCGTCCATGTTGCGCCGACGAGAGTGCTGCCAGTCTCGACCATCGAGGTCGAGGGACTGGTTGAATCGTTGGGCGAAAACCTGCACTACCTTGCGGTGGACAGGTTTGACCGCACTCCGGCCGGACGTGTGCACGCCGAAGATGGCTGCCAGATGCTGGGCAGGATGCCAGCGAAGAAGTACGCCGGCATCGAGAGCTACATTCAGCTCGTTGCCACCCTGTATCGCCTGAGTCCGAGCGGGGTCGAGCATGCCCGGCAGTTCTTCCTCCGCCAGGCGGTCAACACGCTGATCGGCAACAGCGATGCGCACCTGAAGAACTTCTCGGTAACCTATCACAACGGGGTCTTGCCAGAACTGTCACCGGCGTATGACATCGTCTGCGTGGCCGCCCTTCCCGGCTTTGCGACCTATGGCCAGAACGTTGCCATCGACAAGCGGCAGCGTGAAGAAACCCTGGCAACGTATGAGACCATCGCGGAAAAGGCCGGCGTCCCGCGGCGCATTGCGACCGCCGCCGTCAGGGAAGCCGTCGCGCTGGCGCATGCCAACTGGCCGCGCATGCTGGACGACCTGGGCGCGCCGCAGGCCATCCGCAATGTCGTTGCCGAGCGACTGCAGACGCTGCCGCTTGCGCGGGCCGGCAGGCCGGCCAGGTGA
- a CDS encoding substrate-binding periplasmic protein, with protein MPASPVRGPRLSVSPMPAAPAGAVRWLCGALLAAAALVCAQPAQADLARIRQAGTLKVAVYKGLPPFSAIAGSQVAGIDVALARALGKELGLSVALMPFDADENMADDLRAMVWRGHYLGYGPADVMLHVPVDRAFMRENDKALIFAPYYRETFVLVQDRERVPAVRGLEDLAGQPTGAAAGSAGANALLSGAGGALRDKVRIYPEADAALRALFSGEIVAAMVTRAQYESALKAAGQSGARFAATEPSAPLLPQRGWAVGLAVKADERELAEALEKALSALRSNGELARIFAGYGVSMQAP; from the coding sequence ATGCCTGCCAGCCCTGTCCGCGGCCCTAGGCTTTCCGTGTCCCCCATGCCGGCGGCGCCGGCCGGCGCCGTGCGCTGGCTGTGCGGCGCCTTGCTGGCTGCCGCCGCGCTCGTCTGCGCGCAACCGGCCCAGGCCGACCTGGCCAGGATCCGCCAGGCCGGCACCCTCAAGGTGGCGGTCTACAAAGGCTTGCCGCCGTTCTCCGCGATCGCGGGCAGCCAGGTCGCGGGCATCGATGTGGCCCTGGCCAGGGCACTGGGCAAGGAGCTGGGCCTGTCGGTGGCGCTGATGCCGTTCGATGCGGATGAAAACATGGCTGACGACTTGCGTGCCATGGTCTGGCGCGGCCATTACCTTGGCTACGGGCCAGCCGACGTGATGCTGCACGTGCCGGTCGACCGCGCCTTCATGCGCGAGAACGACAAGGCGCTGATCTTCGCGCCGTATTACCGCGAGACCTTCGTGCTGGTGCAGGACCGCGAGCGCGTGCCGGCGGTGCGCGGCCTGGAAGACCTGGCCGGGCAGCCGACCGGCGCCGCAGCCGGTTCGGCCGGGGCCAATGCGCTGCTGTCCGGCGCGGGCGGCGCCTTGCGCGACAAGGTCAGGATCTACCCCGAAGCCGACGCGGCATTGCGCGCGCTGTTTTCCGGCGAGATCGTGGCGGCGATGGTGACGCGCGCCCAATACGAGAGCGCGCTCAAGGCCGCGGGGCAATCCGGGGCGCGCTTTGCCGCGACGGAACCCAGCGCGCCGCTGCTGCCGCAGCGCGGGTGGGCCGTCGGCTTGGCGGTCAAGGCAGACGAGCGGGAACTGGCCGAAGCGCTGGAAAAGGCGTTGAGCGCGCTGCGCAGCAATGGCGAGTTGGCGCGCATCTTTGCCGGCTATGGGGTGTCGATGCAGGCGCCGTGA